The Streptomyces nigra genome includes the window TCGGCGCCGCCGTGATCGCCGCCAACGACGAGTTCTTCGCCCAACGAGAGAACCTTCTGCTGCCCGGGCGGGCCGAGTTCGACCCCGAGCACTTCGGCCACAAGGGCAAGATCATGGACGGCTGGGAGACCCGGCGGCGCCGCGGCGCCTCGGCCGAGCACCCCTGGCCGACGGCCGAGGACCACGACTGGGCGCTGGTACGCCTCGGCGCGCCCGGCGTGATCCGCGGCATCGTCGTCGACACGGCCCACTTCCGCGGCAACTACCCGCAGGCGGTGTCCGTCGAGGGCACCTCCGTGCCGGGGGCGCCGTCGCCCGGGCAGCTGCTCGGCGACGACGTGAAGTGGACGACGCTGGTGCCACGCACCCCGGTCGGCGGTCACGCCGCGAACGGCTTCGCCGTCGCCGTCGAGCAGCGCTTCACCCACCTCCGGGTCAACCAGCACCCCGACGGCGGCATAGCCCGTCTGCGCGTGTACGGCGAGGTCGTGCCCGACCCCGCGTGGCTGGCGGCCCTCGGCACCTTCGACGTGGTCGCCCTGGAGAACGGCGGCCGGGTCGAGGACGCCTCGGACCTCTTCTACTCGCCCGCCACCAACACCATCCGGCCGGGCCGCTCCCGCAAGATGGACGACGGCTGGGAGACCCGCCGGCGCCGCGACCGGGGTCACGACTGGATCCGCTACCGGCTGGCGGCCCAGGCCGAGATCCGGGCCGTCGAGATCGACACCGCGTATCTCAAGGGCAACAGCGCGGGCTGGGCGTCGGTGTCGGTCCGGGACGGCGAGAGCGGCGAGTGGATCGAGATCGTCCCGCGCACCCGCCTCCAGCCCGACACCGACCACCGCTTCGTCCTGCCGGCCCCGGCCGTCGGCACGCACGCACGCGTGGACATCTTCCCGGACGGCGGCATCTCCCGGCTGCGTCTGCACGGCTCGCCGACCGAGCAGGGCGCCGCGCAACTGCGGGCCCGCCACCAGGAACTCGGCGGCTAGGGTCTTTCGTTTGGATCAGGCCGGATCAGGGAGCGGGGTCCGGTGCGTGCTCTCGGCGCGCCGGACGGGCTCCCGCGTACTGGTTGTACGCGGGTGGCCGGCCGGTGCGGCGAGTGGGGGTCCCCCCTGCTCGAAGAGCTTGGGGGAGTGCCGGCCGTCGAACGGCAGGCGGGACTTTGCGGACACGGCCCAGGGAACGGTCTCGCCCCGCGGCCGTGGTGCTGTGGGGGGTCCGCGGGGCGAGCGATCGGTGGTGCCTTGCCGTCAGGCGTCAGCAGCCGTGGTCGATCAGGTCGAAGGACGCGTAGTGGTCGGCCGTGTAGTAGTCCTCCTGCGGCTCCTCACCGGTGACGATGCGCCGCGCGCCCCGGGTGTCGGAGCCCGGCGTGATCACCGTGTACTCGTGGTAGTAGCCGGTCGACTGGCTCGGCAGGATGCCTTCCCGGTTCTGGAAGACGGTGCCGTCCTGTTCGAAGGGGAAGGGGCCACCCTGTTCGATGAGGTCCAGGGTGTCGTGGGCCTGCGAGGGCAGGGCGCTCTGGCAGATGCTCCCGACCGCCGCCGCCGCGGGAGTGGCGGACACCGTGCCGCCCACGAGGAGGGCGGACAGCAGCGCCGCCGCGGAGCCGATGCGTGTGAGGTGTGGGGGGAATCTCATGGCCGTATGATGACGCGCGTAGAAGATGGCATGTCAACGTCAACCTCGCGGTTCTCCGCCGGATGTCCCCTCAATTTTCACGCCGTTGCCATCGGCGCGCGAGGCGGTCAGCCGGACTCCCGGCCCTCCGCCACCGCGAACAGCGCGATCGCCAGCACCACCAGGGCCACACTCGCGTAGATCTCGTAACCGTCGAGGAACCCGACGCGCTGCACCAGACCCCAGTGCCAGTCGGTGAACTCGTGGACCAGACCCATGACGCCCTGGACGAGACAGATGAACCCCAGGAACTCCAGCAACTGCTTCATGCCCCGACTCTCGCCGCCCGGGCAGCCCGCGCCCATCGGCCACCGGGCGCGGACGGGACGGCCGAAGTCGACGGTCCGGGCGGTCCGATGCCACCAAAGTCTGCGGTGCCGCGACTTTGGTCGGTGATGCCCTCGCCGAAGCCCGGCGGGACCGTGCGCTGCGTAGATTTGTCGACCGTGAACCCCGATACGCAACAGCCCGCACCGCAGCTCCTCGTGGGGCGGCGCTGGCTGCTGCCCTCCGCCCTGGCGAAGGAGTTCGACCTCGACCCCGAACGCCCCGGCCGGCCCCGGCGCACGGCCCGCGACTGGGTGGTCGACTTCGGCTGCTTCCTGCTGGCCGTGTTCCTCGGCCTGGTCACCGCGGACACCGTGGCACGGGAGGACATCCCGAGCGGCCTCGCCGCCGCCGACCAGCTGATCGGCGCCCTGGCCTGCGCCGCCGTATGGCTCCGGCGCCGCTGGCCGCTCGGGCTCGCCATCGCGATGGTCCCCGTGTGCTTCGTGTCGAACACCGCGGGCGGCGCCGGCATCGTCGCCCTGTTCACCCTCGCCGTGCACCGGCCCTTCCGGTACGTGGCCTGGGTCGCCGGCGCGTCGGTGGCGCTGAGCCCGCTGTACTTCTGGCTGCGCCCCGACCCCGACCTGCCGTTCGCCCCGGCCGTCATCCTGGTCGTGGTCCTCACGGGTGCCGTCGTCGGCTGGGGCATGTTCGTCCGGTCCAAGCGGCAGCTCATGGTGAGCCTGCGCGACCGTGCGCGGCGCGCCGAGACGGAGGCCCGGCTGCGCGCCGAGCAGGCGCAGCGCCTGGCCCGCGAGGCCATCGCCCGCGAGATGCACGACGTCCTCGCGCACCGGCTGACCCTGCTCAGCGTGCACGCGGGCGCGCTGGAGTTCCGCCCGGACGCACCCCGCGACGAGATCCAGCGGGCGGCCGGCGTCATCCGGGAGAGCGCCCACGAAGCACTGCAGGACCTGCGCGAGATCATCGGCGTCCTGCGGGCCGGCGAGTCCGACGACTCCGGGCGGCCCCAGCCGACGCTCGCCGCGTTGGAAGGCCTGGTCGCCGAGTGCCGCGAGGCCGGTATGAAGGTCACCCTCGACCAGCGCGTGCCCGACCGGGCCGCCGTACCGGCCTCCGTGGGCCGCACCGCCTACCGCATCGTCCAGGAGGGGCTGACGAACGCCCGCAAGCACGCCCCGGGCACCGAGGTCACGGTGACGGTCACCGGCGCGCCCGGCGAGGGCCTGACGGTGGCGGTGCGCAACGGGGCGCCCCAGGGGGAGGTGCCGCCCGTGCCCGGCTCCGGCCAGGGACTCATCGGGCTGCGCGAGCGTGCGACGCTGGCGGGCGGGCGGCTCGAGCACGGGCCCGCCGCCGACGGGGGGTTCGGCATCCGGGCCTGGCTGCCGTGGGGGTGAACCCGGGTGTCCCGGACCTCCGGGACCGGCCCGCTCCCGCGCACCGGACGACCGTGATTACGTGAGGGCCATGACTGCCATCAGACTGCTTCTCGTCGACGACGACCCGCTGGTCCGGGCCGGGCTGTCCCTCATGCTGGGCGGCGCCGACGACATCGAGATCGTCGGCGAGGCCGCCGACGGCGCAGACGTCGGACCGCTGGCCGACCGCACCCGGCCCGACGTCGTCCTGATGGACATCCGTATGCCCGGCGTCGACGGCCTCACCGCCACGGAACGGCTGCGCGCCCGGCAGGACCCGCCGCAGGTCGTGCTGCTGACCACGTTCCACGCCGACGAGCAGGTGCTGCGCGCCCTGCGCGCCGGGGCCGCCGGGTTCGTGCTGAAGGACACCCCGCCCGCCGAGATCGTCGACGCGGTGCGCAGGGTGGCCGCCGGTGACCCCGTCCTGTCGCCCACCGTGACCCGGCAGCTGATGGACCACGCCGCCGGTACGGCAGCCGACACCCGCCGCGCCCACGCGCGCGAGCGGCTGACCGCCCTCAACGACCGTGAGCGCGAGGTCGCCGTCGCCGTCGGCCGGGGCCTGTCCAACGCCGAGATCGCCGGGGAGCTGTACATGAGCGTCGCGACCGTGAAGACCCACGTGTCCCGCGTCCTGGCCAAGCTGGACCTCAACAACCGGGTGCAGATCGCGCTGCTGGTGTACGACGCGGGACTCCTGGAGGAGGTCGACGGCGTCAACGACTAGAGGGGTGTCTCACAGGGCCGCGGTCGTCGTTCCGCCCGGGAGTTCGCCGAGGGCCACCGGTCTTCGGTCGCGCCGGGACAGCTCGCACGCCTCGGAGATCCGCAGCGCCTGCAGCGCCTCCCGCCCGTCGCAGGGGTTGGCCCGCTCGCCGCGCACGACCTCGACGAAGGCGTTCAGCTCGGCCTCGTAGGCCGGGCCGAACCGCTCCAGGAACCCGGTCCACGGCTTGTCCGCGGCGGGCGGCCCGGTCGGCTCGGTGGACGCGATCGGCGTACGGTCGTCCAGGCCGACCACGACCTGGTCCAGCTCGCCGGCCAGCTCCATGCGCACGTCGTACCCGGCGCCGTTCAGCCGGGTCGCCGTGGCCGTGGCCAGGGTGCCGTCCTCCAGCGTCAGCACCGCCGCCGCCGTGTCCACGTCGCCCGCCTCGCGGAACATCGCGGGCCCGGCGTCCGAACCGGCCGCGTACACGTCCACGACCTCCCGCCCGGTCACCCAGCGCAGCATGTCGAAGTCGTGGATCAGCGTGTCCCGGTAGAGCCCGCCCGACAGCGGCAGCCACGCGGCGGGCGGCGGCGCCTGGTCGCTGGTGAGGGCCCGCACGGTGTGCAGCCGCCCCAGCCGGCCGGACCGCACCGCCTCCCGCGCCCCGGCGTACCCGGCGTCGAACCGGCGCTGGAACCCCATCTGCAGAATCGTCCCGGCCGTCTCCACCTCGGCGATGGCCTGCAGCGTCCCCGGCAGATCGAGCGCGATCGGCTTCTCGCAGAACACCGGCAGACCCGACCGGGCCGCTCGCCCGATCAGCTCGGCGTGCGCGGAGGTCGCCGTGGTGATCACCACCGCGTCCACACCCCACCGGAAGATCTCGTCCATGCCCGGCGCCGCCGTCTCGCCGAGCCGGTGGGCCAGCTCCTGGGCGCGTGACGGATTCGCGTCCGT containing:
- the alc gene encoding allantoicase → MTAIPSFTGDARPYGGGDPYADYRTADFDFTRHADLADRRLGAAVIAANDEFFAQRENLLLPGRAEFDPEHFGHKGKIMDGWETRRRRGASAEHPWPTAEDHDWALVRLGAPGVIRGIVVDTAHFRGNYPQAVSVEGTSVPGAPSPGQLLGDDVKWTTLVPRTPVGGHAANGFAVAVEQRFTHLRVNQHPDGGIARLRVYGEVVPDPAWLAALGTFDVVALENGGRVEDASDLFYSPATNTIRPGRSRKMDDGWETRRRRDRGHDWIRYRLAAQAEIRAVEIDTAYLKGNSAGWASVSVRDGESGEWIEIVPRTRLQPDTDHRFVLPAPAVGTHARVDIFPDGGISRLRLHGSPTEQGAAQLRARHQELGG
- a CDS encoding ribonuclease domain-containing protein → MRFPPHLTRIGSAAALLSALLVGGTVSATPAAAAVGSICQSALPSQAHDTLDLIEQGGPFPFEQDGTVFQNREGILPSQSTGYYHEYTVITPGSDTRGARRIVTGEEPQEDYYTADHYASFDLIDHGC
- a CDS encoding histidine kinase yields the protein MSTVNPDTQQPAPQLLVGRRWLLPSALAKEFDLDPERPGRPRRTARDWVVDFGCFLLAVFLGLVTADTVAREDIPSGLAAADQLIGALACAAVWLRRRWPLGLAIAMVPVCFVSNTAGGAGIVALFTLAVHRPFRYVAWVAGASVALSPLYFWLRPDPDLPFAPAVILVVVLTGAVVGWGMFVRSKRQLMVSLRDRARRAETEARLRAEQAQRLAREAIAREMHDVLAHRLTLLSVHAGALEFRPDAPRDEIQRAAGVIRESAHEALQDLREIIGVLRAGESDDSGRPQPTLAALEGLVAECREAGMKVTLDQRVPDRAAVPASVGRTAYRIVQEGLTNARKHAPGTEVTVTVTGAPGEGLTVAVRNGAPQGEVPPVPGSGQGLIGLRERATLAGGRLEHGPAADGGFGIRAWLPWG
- a CDS encoding Gfo/Idh/MocA family protein; the protein is MRIGVIGTGRIGTIHANTLSRHRDVGSLILTDANPSRAQELAHRLGETAAPGMDEIFRWGVDAVVITTATSAHAELIGRAARSGLPVFCEKPIALDLPGTLQAIAEVETAGTILQMGFQRRFDAGYAGAREAVRSGRLGRLHTVRALTSDQAPPPAAWLPLSGGLYRDTLIHDFDMLRWVTGREVVDVYAAGSDAGPAMFREAGDVDTAAAVLTLEDGTLATATATRLNGAGYDVRMELAGELDQVVVGLDDRTPIASTEPTGPPAADKPWTGFLERFGPAYEAELNAFVEVVRGERANPCDGREALQALRISEACELSRRDRRPVALGELPGGTTTAAL
- a CDS encoding response regulator transcription factor, which codes for MTAIRLLLVDDDPLVRAGLSLMLGGADDIEIVGEAADGADVGPLADRTRPDVVLMDIRMPGVDGLTATERLRARQDPPQVVLLTTFHADEQVLRALRAGAAGFVLKDTPPAEIVDAVRRVAAGDPVLSPTVTRQLMDHAAGTAADTRRAHARERLTALNDREREVAVAVGRGLSNAEIAGELYMSVATVKTHVSRVLAKLDLNNRVQIALLVYDAGLLEEVDGVND